In Penicillium psychrofluorescens genome assembly, chromosome: 5, a single window of DNA contains:
- a CDS encoding uncharacterized protein (ID:PFLUO_007588-T1.cds;~source:funannotate) encodes MPPKSATRRTRRTAEEPTSTSTPTGTETPAPQNASETPAPAGSSATTPRPPVQRLQSLKKRTPAGSISPSGRPPSALGGEQAKPTLKYKPRAVGRRSKEEREAIEKLEQERYNERLKEAAAIQRGRRGAASSNIRGGFRGRGGPMGMSMGAGAMMSGRRGRGGGAGGGGGGGGGSGYDSRHSSAVGPRSRTRSHISGGNIRGGNLSDDEDGSGLRISIDQINLENSDEEEYTQSHTIKGKLPFRERRERGLRPVRVERHPHEERVVSVNMESSVSESAQLREKARAKATENSTLYVDDDGPDTIAAAEEPRVKQEDDDAIMTDDIPHAEDDELLPAQKVRVRRKLAAQKAKEEALPEPEPELEAARDPRRLLRTREEIEEYERHQHDLEVVQHLFSKPVEKPETTEAPPAEGEEAETAAEERGEEGEDHDTEAETSAKSYLAGRLFLMQFPPMTPNLTIPGTAEENPPEPAAPATTLGPAEQPEVKAEGDEVEIVEGGPAATTRPPGKIVTAAADAPLPAGRVGKFNVHRSGRITLDWGGISFELDRAAEVDFVQEALVVSSVGDDDAADETPERRVWAMGQLGGKFTVTPEWDALL; translated from the coding sequence ATGCCGCCCAAATCTGCAACTCGGCGGACAAGACGCACCGCCGAGGAACCCACCTCGACCTCTACACCCACCGGCACAGAGACTCCAGCACCCCAAAATGCATCCGAGACTCCAGCACCAGCTGGCTCGTCTGCCACTACACCTCGACCACCAGTGCAGCGACTGCAATCACTCAAAAAACGCACACCTGCCGGCAGCATTTCACCCAGCGGCCGACCGCCCTCcgcgctcggcggcgagcAAGCGAAGCCCACTCTAAAATACAAGCCACGGGCCGTCGGGCGCCGCAGCAAGGAAGAGCGTGAAGCGATCGAGAAACTCGAGCAGGAACGATACAATGAGCGCCTCAAGGAGGCGGCTGCCATCCAACGAGGCCGGCGCGGAGCCGCGTCTTCGAACATCCGCGGCGGATTCCGTGGACGCGGTGGCCCGATGGGAATGAGCATGGGCGCTGGTGCTATGATGTCGGGCCGAAGAGGCAGAGGCGGCGGtgccggaggaggaggaggaggtggaggagggtctgGTTATGACTCCCGACATTCCTCGGCTGTTGGACCGCGGAGCCGCACGCGGTCTCATATTAGCGGAGGCAACATCCGCGGGGGTAACCTCTcagacgacgaagatggttCTGGCCTGCGGATTAGTATTGACCAGATCAATCTGGAGAAcagcgatgaggaggagTACACCCAGTCGCACACCATCAAGGGCAAGCTGCCTTTCCGGGAGCGGCGCGAGAGAGGTCTACGGCCGGTGCGCGTGGAGAGACATCCGCACGAGGAACGGGTCGTCAGCGTCAATATGGAGTCAAGCGTGAGCGAGTCCGCTCAGCTACGGGAAAAGGCTCGCGCGAAGGCTACGGAGAACAGTACGCTCTATGTGGACGATGACGGCCCAGATACAATTGCCGCAGCAGAAGAGCCGCGCGTGAAGcaggaggatgacgatgCGATCATGACAGACGACATCCCCCACGCTGAGGATGATGAACTTTTGCCCGCGCAGAAAGTCCGCGTGCGCCGGAAACTGGCTGCCCAAAAAGCCAAAGAAGAGGCTCTACCCGAACCAGAGCCGGAACTGGAGGCTGCGCGCGATCCCCGGCGGCTTTTGCGGACTAgggaggagattgaagagTACGAGCGACACCAGCATGATCTAGAGGTCGTGCAGCATCTGTTTTCGAAGCCGgtcgagaagcccgagaCTACGGAGGCTCCACCCgccgagggagaagaagccgaaaCAGCGGCGGAGgaacgaggagaagaaggagaagatcatgACACCGAAGCAGAGACGTCGGCCAAGAGTTATCTGGCAGGCAGGCTTTTCCTCATGCAATTCCCGCCGATGACACCCAACCTGACCATCCCCGGCACCGCGGAGGAGAACCCGCCGGAGCCCGCGGCTCCAGCCACTACGTTGGGACCGGCCGAGCAGCCCGAAGTCAAAGCTGAGGGTGACGAGGTGGAAATCGTCGAGGGCGGCCCAGCGGCAACCACACGCCCACCGGGCAAGATTGTCACCGCAGCCGCAGATGCACCACTGCCGGCGGGACGAGTGGGCAAGTTCAACGTGCACCGCTCGGGCCGCATCACGTTGGACTGGGGCGGCATCAGCTTCGAGCTGGACCGTGCCGCGGAAGTGGATTTTGTCCAGGAGGCACTGGTGGTCTCGTCTGTAggtgatgacgatgctgcGGATGAGACTCCGGAGCGTCGCGTCTGGGCAATGGGCCAGCTGGGAGGCAAGTTCACGGTGACTCCGGAGTGGGATGCACTTTTGTAA
- a CDS encoding uncharacterized protein (ID:PFLUO_007589-T1.cds;~source:funannotate) → MQVVQQDGQMVLGEQPVFADDRAVASAARGLLHKGPVPKNVAFELLLDDNSKVRARIPMRVQIYPHDTTDSIVTTVKNFYGIYDAAASGVSFEDEHGITLIARYENLRNNMTVYVRVIPVQPYPEAYGEPFYGGFSVEARKRPSLGEPFQMASAMSAAQALDPDQSPSRPSSRLARKRSTSPSSRSLRSTSQHKQCSHSGLKSRGSSVHGGFPGDEAYGYSDSDGEYGSISGTRKARSDQFASSEISMENILQDGRRKRPKFDSSELPLFAPPQVPLTMSTSSISPQRRSVGQEGASPFARPTHRPYSYQQPLPSPQSYGHSEHVYGIPSGRNTMYATPVIPDHGHRLRDRVATGPFINSAGRVSGAGVLPTPDPTIASCISDEDVAMQLIRLGDASNFSHGRTSASTLDDAFSGAADAASSAATSDGEDFSEEEDDLPRRQRQESSPMLPPGTTKRQHKRLDDILPSADSSEQSSDGADEFGQYDRVGAPVKSEADYDLYRDYAPKTKKPKIRPANMPPKPRSQKMAPLKLSKGAKASTSGAPRKPKMPGPVGMDKTTASFPPLSPNSARKVSGSSVNFQHQLGADEEDLSTKPRCQRCRKSKKGCDRQRPCGRCKDAGIGIDGCVSEDEGNGRKGRYGRHMGVAVKKSIDGSIIEGDNEFLPLPTTTSPIASASDIADKNKKRKR, encoded by the exons ATGCAAGTGGTCCAGCAGGACGGCCAAATGGTCCTTGGGGAGCAGCCGGTTTTTGCGGATGACCGTGCTGTCGCCTCGGCGGCTCGGGGTCTATTGCACAAGGGTCCCGTCCCCAAGAACGTCGCTTTCGAGCTTCTGCTAGACGACAACTCCAAAGTTCGAGCCCGCATCCCCATGCGCGTTCAGATCTACCCACATGACACCACGGACTCGATCGTCACGACGGTCAAGAACTTCTATGGCATCTATGATGCCGCCGCCAGTGGTGTGAGCTTCGAGGATGAACATGGGATCACCCTCATCGCAAGGTACGAGAACCTGAGAAATAACATGACCGTCTACGTGCGAGTCATCCCCGTCCAACCGTACCCGGAGGCCTACGGGGAACCCTTCTACGGTGGCTTCTCTGTCGAGGCCCGTAAGCGACCCAGTCTGGGCGAGCCGTTCCAGATGGCGTCGGCCATGTCGGCAGCGCAGGCGCTAGACCCTGACCAGTCGCCATCTCGTCCGAGCTCGCGATTGGCACGAAAGCGCAGCACCTCTCCGTCGAGCCGGAGCCTCCGGAGCACCTCGCAGCACAAGCAGTGTTCTCACAGCGGCCTCAAAAGCCGCGGATCGAGTGTGCATGGTGGGTTCCCTGGTGATGAGGCGTATGGCTACAGTGATAGCGATGGTGAATATGGCTCCATCTCGGGAACTCGCAAGGCTCGCAGCGATCAATTCGCCAGCTCTGAGATCAGCATGGAGAACATACTCCAGGATGGTCGTCGGAAACGTCCCAAGTTTGACAGCTCG GAACTCCCGCTGTTTGCACCTCCCCAGGTCCCGCTTACCATGTCgacctcctccatctcccctCAGCGTCGATCCGTCGGCCAGGAAGGCGCTTCGCCCTTTGCGCGTCCTACACACCGTCCATACAGCTACCAGCAGccgctgccgtcgccgcAGAGCTATGGCCATAGTGAACATGTCTATGGGATTCCCTCAGGGCGCAATACGATGTATGCTACTCCCGTGATCCCGGACCATGGACATCGCCTGCGAGACCGTGTTGCTACGGGTCCCTTTATCAATTCGGCGGGTAGAGTCAGTGGCGCTGGCGTATTACCCACGCCAGATCCCACCATTGCCAGCTGCATCTCCGATGAAGATGTAGCCATGCAGCTGATCCGTCTGGGTGATGCGTCCAACTTTTCTCATGGTCGCACGTCAGCCTCGACGCTGGATGATGCCTTTAGCGGCGCTGCCGACGcagcctcgtcggcggccacCAGCGACGGAGAAGACTTtagtgaagaagaggacgatcTGCCCCGTCGGCAGAGGCAGGAATCGAGCCCGATGCTTCCACCGGGTACTACCAAGCGCCAACACAAGCGTTTGGATGACATTCTGCCCAGTGCCGATAGCAGCGAGCAGAGCTCTGATGGCGCTGACGAATTTGGGCAATACGATCGGGTCGGTGCTCCGGTCAAGAGTGAGGCCGATTACGACCTCTACCGCGACTATGCTcccaagaccaagaaacCCAAGATTCGCCCGGCCAACATGCCGCCCAAGCCTCGCAGCCAGAAGATGGCACCGCTTAAGTTGAGCAAGGGAGCCAAGGCCAGCACTTCCGGTGCTCCGCGCAAACCCAAGATGCCAGGCCCCGTGGGTATGGACAAGACGACGGCTTCTTTCCCGCCATTAAGCCCCAACTCCGCCCGCAAGGTCTCGGGATCGTCGGTCAACTTCCAACACCAGCTCGgtgccgacgaagaagactTGTCGACCAAGCCTCGCTGCCAGCGGTGTcgcaagagcaagaagggCTGCGATCGCCAACGCCCGTGCGGGCGCTGCAAGGATGCTGGAATTGGCATCGATGGATGCGTCAGCGAAGACGAGGGCAATGGCCGCAAGGGCCGTTATGGTCGTCACATGGGCGTCGCCGTGAAGAAATCCATCGATGGGTCGATCATTGAGGGCGACAACGAGTTCCTCCCGCTTCcgaccaccacatccccCATTGCGTCTGCAAGTGATATTGCagacaagaacaagaaacgCAAGCGCTAA
- a CDS encoding uncharacterized protein (ID:PFLUO_007590-T1.cds;~source:funannotate) codes for MDAKPQRICVRGDENVPPFAMPASKSLHQRNKSTPALDLMMHNAVNNGARRTAFGDLSNTKNALRSSRDDSALEGKPVGKLLEKPVAVDKKPAVLAQPAQRPMSMSGLKSLLNNVADSKPVNPAGKALPALNTTTTNNTQTKRNNLVFRDELQPLHELKETSKETTARSSTVSSITIAPSQATSTTANDNLPVKKASKPQESWKNEYSVVLAKQPAVSKTTGPINAYDQYNYDSVAYDYETDETKARGLASKEPVSAVSEPEEYWDDEAYHEVDGQLTAPSQRSRGDITTGTATTVIYPKMSEITKGQMFQAKDIVESTRTPEDIEEDFWDTSMVAEYGSEIFLHLRTREIEMLPEADYMANQAEIQWSMRSVLMDWLVQVHHRFTLLPETLYLCVNYIDRFLSRKIVSLGKLQLVGATSLFIAAKYEEITAPSVQEIVYMVDGGYTIDEILKAERFMLNILNFELGWPGPMSFLRRISKADDYDLESRTVAKYFLEVTIMDERFVCTPPSFAAAGAHCLARLILYKGCWTPSHAFYSGYLYAQLIPVITTMLDCCVNPRRHHGAIFEKYSDRRFKRAALYVETEIMRGFLLPPVADLSDPARLDGYANY; via the exons ATGGATGCGAAG CCCCAGCGTATCTGCGTCCGTGGGGACGAGAACGTGCCTCCCTTCGCCATGCCGGCCTCCAAGTCCCTGCATCAGCGCAACAAGTCCACTCCTGCGCTGGACCTGATGATGCATAACGCTGTCAACAATGGGGCTCGTCGCACTGCCTTTGGGGATTTGAGCAACACCAAGAATGCGCTTCGTTCCAGTCGCGATGATTCTGCTCTGGAGGGAAAGCCCGTGGGCAAGCTCCTGGAGAAGCCTGTCGCGGTGGACAAGAAGCCTGCGGTGCTGGCCCAGCCTGCCCAGCGGCCCATGTCCATGTCGGGGCTCAAGAGCCTGCTGAACAACGTTGCCGACTCCAAGCCGGTCAACCCTGCCGGAAAAGCGCTGCCGGCtctcaacaccaccaccaccaacaacacccAGACCAAGCGCAACAACCTGGTCTTTAGAGATGAACTGCAACCTCTTCATGAATTGAAGGAAACATCCAAGGAAACTACTGCCCGCTCCTCCACCGTGtcctccatcaccatcgcgCCCTCGCAGGCCACGTCGACCACCGCCAACGACAATCTTCCAGTGAAGAAGGCTTCCAAGCCCCAGGAAAGCTGGAAGAACGAGTACTCGGTGGTCCTTGCCAAGCAGCCTGCTGTGTCCAAGACAACCGGGCCCATCAATGCTTATGACCAGTACAACTATGACTCCGTCGCGTATGACTATGAGACCGACGAGACCAAGGCCCGGGGCCTGGCTTCCAAGGAACCTGTCTCCGCGGTGTCGGAGCCCGAGGAATACTGGGACGACGAAGCCTACCATGAGGTGGACGGCCAGCTCACTGCGCCCTCCCAGCGCTCGCGGGGCGACATCACCACTGGTACCGCGACCACTGTGATCTATCCCAAGATGAGCGAGATCACCAAGGGCCAGATGTTCCAGGCCAAGGACATTGTCGAGTCCACCCGCACTCCGGAGGACATTGAGGAGGACTTCTGGGATACCAGCATGGTTGCCGAGTATGGCTCGGAGATTTTCCTTCACCTGCGGACCCGCGAG ATCGAAATGCTGCCCGAGGCGGACTACATGGCCAACCAGGCCGAGATCCAGTGGTCGATGCGCTCCGTCCTTATGGACTGGCTGGTGCAGGTGCATCACCGCTTTACGCTGCTGCCCGAGACCCTGTACCTGTGCGTCAACTACATTGATCGTTTCCTGTCCCGCAAGATTGTCTCCCTGGGCAAGCTGCAGCTGGTGGGTGCAACGTCACTCTTCATCGCTGCCAAGTACGAGGAGATCACGGCCCCCTCCGTCCAGGAGATCGTGTACATGGTTGACGGTGGCTACACCATTGACGAAATTCTGAAGGCCGAGCGCTTCATGCTGAACATTCTCAACTTCGAGCTCGGCTGGCCTGGCCCGATGAgcttcctccgccgcatcaGCAAAGCGGACGACTACGACCTGGAATCCCGCACTGTCGCCAAGTACTTCCTGGAGGTCACCATCATGGATGAGCGCTTCGTCTGCACTCCTCCCAGCTTTGCGGCCGCTGGCGCCCACTGCCTGGCGCGGCTGATCCTGTACAAGGGCTGCTGGACTCCCTCCCACGCGTTCTACAGTGGCTACCTCTACGCCCAGCTGATCCCGGTGATCACCACCATGCTGGACTGCTGCGTAAACCCTCGCCGCCACCACGGTGCCATCTTTGAGAAGTACTCGGACCGTCGCTTCAAGCGTGCTGCCCTCTACGTCGAGACCGAGATCATGCGTggcttccttcttcctcccgTGGCTGACCTGTCCGACCCGGCTCGCCTGGACGGCTATGCGAACTACTAG
- a CDS encoding uncharacterized protein (ID:PFLUO_007591-T1.cds;~source:funannotate), which yields MHFSTAFLATAAFANLAYGSTLVFTTPYNDGKCYLEMTDFEGCTGRTDVPVGTVHANGNCSTLKNETLTGAGVNGAGICDPGIFYYNWGIDSMFLIYWKNRTQLDRNGYFIDGVSTFAPSATNTISVTSLPPPVSYSSTPIPTPTGYLSFVRHDGINKCFASFEKYQGCTGVAVKPIGEWDENDNCVIPQNWNASHWGTGSVCHTMFLDWKWISKDRAELDFTNKVGVVDRLEGISTWKSGVRNTITMSMSNTPSSYIATTSATPTP from the exons ATGCATTTTTCCACTGCTTTCCTGGCGACCGCTGCATTTGCCAATCTGGCATATGGCAGCACCCTCGTCTTCACTACCCCCTACAACGATGGCAAATGTTATTTGGAAATGACAGATTTTGAAGGATGCACCGGAAGAACGGATGTGCCTGTTGGAACCGTGCATGCTAATGGCAATTGCAGCACGC TCAAGAACGAAACCTTGACGGGAGCCGGTGTGAACGGTGCCGGCATATGCGACCCTGGCATTTTCTACTACAACTGGGGCATTGATTCCATGTTCTTGATCTACTGGAAGAACAGGACCCAGTTGGATAGAAACGGGTACTTCATAGATGGCGTCTCCACGTTTGCGCCGAGCGCGACCAACACCATCTCGGTTACCTCTCTCCCGCCCCCGGTCAGCTACTCGAGCACGCCCATTCCCACGCCTACGGGCTATCTCAGCTTCGTCCGCCACGACGGCATTAACAAGTGCTTTGCCTCGTTTGAGAAATACCAGGGTTGCACAGGGGTTGCTGTCAAGCCCATAGGAGAATGGGACGAGAATGACAACTGCGTCATAC CTCAAAACTGGAATGCTAGCCACTGGGGTACCGGTTCTGTTTGTCACACAATGTTCCTGGATTGGAAGTGGATCTCCAAAGACCGCGCGGAACTCGACTTCACGAACAAAGTGGGAGTCGTGGACAGGCTCGAGGGAATCTCGACTTGGAAGTCGGGCGTGCGGAACACTATTaccatgtccatgtcgaACACACCCTCATCTTACATAGCCACTACGTCTGCTACGCCAACACCATAG